In one window of Oncorhynchus kisutch isolate 150728-3 linkage group LG16, Okis_V2, whole genome shotgun sequence DNA:
- the LOC109906600 gene encoding ras-related protein Rab-1B encodes MNPEYDYLFKLLLIGDSGVGKSCLLLRFADDTYTESYISTIGVDFKIRTIELDGKTIKLQIWDTAGQERFRTITSSYYRGAHGIIVVYDVTDQESYNNVKQWLQEIDRYASENVNKLLVGNKCDLTTKKVVDYTTAKEFADSLAIPFLETSAKNATNVEQAFMTMAAEIKKRMGPGATVGGDKPNLKIDSTPVRQSGGGCC; translated from the exons ATGAATCCAGAATA TGACTACCTGTTCAAGCTCCTCCTTATTGGTGACTCCGGTGTGGGAAAGTCCTGTCTTCTGCTCCGGTTTGCT GATGACACCTACACGGAGAGCTACATCAGCACCATCGGCGTAGACTTCAAGATCCGCACCATCGAGCTGGACGGCAAGACCATCAAACTGCAGATT TGGGACACTGCTGGTCAGGAGAGGTTCCGCACCATCACCTCTAGTTACTACAGGGGCGCCCACGGCATCATCGTGGTCTATGATGTCACAGATCAG GAGTCCTACAACAACGTGAAGCAGTGGCTGCAGGAGATCGACCGCTACGCGAGCGAGAACGTCAACAAGCTGTTGGTGGGGAACAAGTGTGACCTCACCACCAAGAAAGTGGTGGACTACACAACAGCCAAG GAGTTTGCCGACTCCCTGGCCATCCCATTCCTGGAGACCAGTGCCAAGAATGCCACCAACGTGGAGCAGGCCTTCATGACCATGGCTGCTGAGATTAAGAAGAGGATGGGACCCGGGGCCACGGTCGGCGGGGACAAGCCCAACCTGAAGATAGACAGCACCCCGGTTAGGCAGTCTGGCGGGGGATGCTGTTAA